CGAGGCAGAGCGGTCCGCCCGCGTGCGGGCAATAGTTGTTGAACGCGTAGTACTTCCCGTTGACGTTGAAGACGCCGATGCCCCAACGCCCGGCCCGCACCAGACGCTGACTGCCGGGCGGCAGATCGGCAACTCGACCGACGACGTAACGGCCCAAGACGGCGGTCCTCCGGCCTCACACGCCTCAAACGGCTCGTGCAGTGTTATTGATCCCGGGTCCCCCGCTCGTCCCCATTGGCCCGGCGAGCGGGCGGCAGGTTGTACAGGTCGAGCGCATTGTCCCGCAGCACGCGCTCGCGCATCTCACCCGGGAGTTGGCGGGCCACACGCGTCGGGTCGTCAAAGTCCCAGTGCGGGTAGTCAGTCGAGAACATGAGCAGGTGCGCCGCGTCCACCCACTCCAGTACACGCCGCAGATGCCGCGGATCGGACGGTTCCTCAATGGGCTGACTCGTGAACCGTACATGGTCGCGTACGTACTCCGAAGGCCGGCGCTTCACCAGAGGGATCTCCGCCCGCAACTGGGTCCACAGGTTATCGAGGCGCCACAGTAACGGCGCGATCCAGCTGAATCCGCCTTCGGCGAAGACGACCCTAAGGGCCGGGAATTTCTCGAAGACGCCTTCGAAGATGAGGCTCGTCAAGTGTGTGGCGTACAGCAACGAGTACAGCGCGTGGTGCTCGATGAAATACGATGCAAACCCGACGGGCGTAAGGAGCCCCATGCCGGCGGCGCGGTTGACGTGGATAACAATGGGCAACCCATGCCGTGCAGCCGCCGCGAGAATGGGGTGATACGTCGCCTGTCCAAACGGCGCGCGGGTGTACGGGACAAGCATGACCTCGACGAAATACGGATGGCCGGCCCATTCCTCGATCTCGGCGACCGCGAGATCGGGCTGACCCGAGCAGACGCGAAGGGCGCCGCGATACCGCCCGTGCCCGTTGTAGGCGGAGAGCCACGTCTCCGACAGCCACGAGTTCGTTGCCGCGCAGACCGCGGCCTCGTGTTCCGGATTCGGCACGGGCCGGACCGTGAGCGGCAGGAGGATGGCGTAGTCCACGCCGGCGTCATGAAAGAGCTGCCGTTCGGCAAAGGCGAGGTCCGAGCACGGCGGCCCCCCGCTCGGGGGATGCGCATCCCGGCGCTGCGCCTTGCCCGGCGCCACGTACGTGGGCGTTTCGACCGCATCGAACACCTGGTCGGACCAGTTGCGACTCCGCCAGGGCTCGGGCACGCGTTCGCGGAGCTCGGCAAAGGAACGCGGCGCTGGGTGCACGTCTGTGTCGACGATCCTGACCCTGACGGTAGCTTTCCCATCGTCGATCTGCCGCAGGGACCGTGCCATCGTGGCGCACCTGCCCTTCACTCGACGCGCAGCTGAGGTGCCGCGTTCGGTGATTCGACGCGGCCGAACCCCGTACCTCGCACGGGACGGTATGCGCCACTCTGTGCATGCCGCGGCGCTCGCATGAAGGGCCCGTCCGCGCACGCGTCGAACGTCACGAAAACGTTTGCGGTTTCCGGCCTCCGACAAGACCCCACCAGGCGGTCGTCATGAAAGGGGTCACGGTACCATGGCAGCCCTGATCGACGCATCCGGCCGGATCGTCGAGCCCTCGCGGGATGTCCCCGTTGCGCGCGACACCGACGTGCTCGTCGTCGGCGGCGGCATCGCCGGCGTCATGGCGGCCCTCGCCGCGGGTCGATGCGGTGCGCGGACCCTGCTGGCCGAGCGGTTCGGCTCGCTCGGCGGGACGGGGACCTCCGCGATGATGAACCTCTTCTACGTCCCCTACCCGGCGTCGCGGGGACCGATCCGCGAGTTGTTCGACCGTCTGATCGCGCGCGGCGGCGCCATCCCCGGCGAGTTTGTCGTCTACGACCC
This bacterium DNA region includes the following protein-coding sequences:
- a CDS encoding FAD-dependent oxidoreductase, giving the protein MAALIDASGRIVEPSRDVPVARDTDVLVVGGGIAGVMAALAAGRCGARTLLAERFGSLGGTGTSAMMNLFYVPYPASRGPIRELFDRLIARGGAIPGEFVVYDPELYKVTALEMLAEANVEILLHTLVSDVVMRDRVLRGIIVENKSGRQAMLSRVTVDASGDADVSARAGAPYVKGRESDG
- a CDS encoding amidohydrolase family protein translates to MARSLRQIDDGKATVRVRIVDTDVHPAPRSFAELRERVPEPWRSRNWSDQVFDAVETPTYVAPGKAQRRDAHPPSGGPPCSDLAFAERQLFHDAGVDYAILLPLTVRPVPNPEHEAAVCAATNSWLSETWLSAYNGHGRYRGALRVCSGQPDLAVAEIEEWAGHPYFVEVMLVPYTRAPFGQATYHPILAAAARHGLPIVIHVNRAAGMGLLTPVGFASYFIEHHALYSLLYATHLTSLIFEGVFEKFPALRVVFAEGGFSWIAPLLWRLDNLWTQLRAEIPLVKRRPSEYVRDHVRFTSQPIEEPSDPRHLRRVLEWVDAAHLLMFSTDYPHWDFDDPTRVARQLPGEMRERVLRDNALDLYNLPPARRANGDERGTRDQ
- a CDS encoding Rieske 2Fe-2S domain-containing protein, translated to MGRYVVGRVADLPPGSQRLVRAGRWGIGVFNVNGKYYAFNNYCPHAGGPLCL